GATAAAAATCGGTAACAGCCATATGTCGCTTGATGCGCCACTTCTTCAGGGGGAAAGTTCCAAACTCTACGATGTTCTTCAAGACTCAAAAAGTGCCAAACCAGATGACGGTGTTATGGATATCTCTCTGCAGGAAGAGATTGAAAGAACGCTGGATACTCTCTCTGAAAAAGAAAAAGAGGTACTGAAACTCTACTTTGGTATCGGTGAGGACGTGGCGCACACTCTTGAAGAGATCGGATTGAGATTCAATCTCACCAGAGAAAGAGTTAGGCAGATAAAGGAAAAAGCCTTAAAGAGGCTTAAGCACTCTTCACGCAGCAAGCGATTAAAGATGTTTAGAAACAGTGATTAAAAAATAAACGTAATTCAAAGAGAATCTATTCTGTTGATTAATTCTCCGATTATGTTTTCAATGGTCTGTTGCAACACAGTCTCAGCGTGTTTGGTTGCATTAAAAGCTGTTCTTTCTCCTGTGTTTCGTATGGTAAAACCGCGTACATTCGTTGAATCGTAGGGGTCAGTGAGGGTGAATTCTATTTTCACAGCTGACCTCAAGATTTGATGAAAAAACCTGTCCTCTTCACTTAATTTAAATTCCAAAAGAGTGGCTTCTAAAATAAAATCTGCTGTACTAGGATCTGGTGCATAGATACCATGGGAAGAAAAAGCATTTTTAAGGGACTTTTGAATAACTTCCTGAGGTTGTGGTGATGATACCAGTGCAGATTTGGTACGTCGCCCGGTTCTTGTATACCCGATAATTGAAGAATCACTGCTGCTTGAATTATTGGTGATTTCTCCAACAAAAACTTTTTTTCTGTTCTCAAGCCTTAGACTGTCCCCAATTTCATTTACTACGGGATTGATAGCGATAGGAGGAGTCAAAGTAGTAGATGAAATAGCTGTAGTGAAAGCAATCAATAATAGAGAGATAATGTTTTTCATCGCCACTTCCTTACTTAAAAGCAAAATAAATCTGCAATGGTCATGGTTGGTTTTCCAAAAAAATGGTTATTCATCTATAAAAATAGATTGTGGGAGAACCGAAAAAAAAAGTCCGCACCGAACATTTTAAGCTCGATACGGACCCGTGCACCTTCACCCTTAAGAAGGAGGTAGCAACCCCTTGAGGTCACTATAAAGTACTACGGGAGCAGTAGATAAATTATTGTTTAAAAAAAAACATTTGGTATGGAAACGATATAACACTGAGTTAAATTACCTCTCAATCACCCATTTAAGGCACTTTAGCGCAAAAAAAAAGAAGATGTTATCTTGTAATACCAAGCATTGCTGAGTAGTTAGTTGTTTTTCGAGTCTCTTTATTATAGCTTTGTACCCTTACCAGGTAACTTCCGGCAGCGACTCTGCGCTGATGTTTGTTTGTGAGATTCCAAACTATAGGACCACTGAAACCTTTATTATCGGTACGGCAACTCCATTCAAAAAGTGCATTGCCGGTGGCATCAAAAATTGTTATTTGAAGAGTGGAGGGGCCGAAAGTATTAACAGAAAATTCAGCCTTTCCTGAGCTGTAATTAACAGGGTTTGCAGGAAAAAAGATGCCGTAAGCAGAGTCTGTACTCACTAGGGTGTTTGGGGTTAAAGTAGAGTCTGAGAGATCTGGTAGGGTAAAAGGATCGGTGATATCAAAAAAATCTATCTCGGAATGTGCAGGGGAGAGAGTGGATGGCAATGAATCGTTTGATATTACAACTGTATCACTGTGAGAAGGAGATAGCAGGAGTAATGAAAGGGCTGCGGTAAAACATACCAGTGAGTAGATATCAGGCATATCCGGACTCCTCTTTTGCATGCTCAATGTGTTTTAAGTAGGTGTTAAGGTAATATAGTTTAAAAGAGAAAAAAACTGTTAATCTTTTTACCTTTTCTTATAACTCAAAAGTAAGGCGGCATGTGTTTTGAAACATAAGTAACTATAGCTAACGATGTACAGTACATTTTTTCAGGGAAACGTTTCCTACTTTAATAATGGTGGGTTTAAGGAGGTGGCATATGAAATGGCACCTGTGTTTAATATCAATTGTATTGATTACAGGATACGTTTCAGGCTCAAATGATCTAACCTTTTTACGCAATGACAGTGGGTACTCTGTTTCTGCGACATTTGTAACTTCTTTGCCTTCTGATACGGTTTTAAATATCCTCTACGAATATGATCATGTCTCCAGGTACTCCTTTGAAGCTGGTAGTACAACTTTTAAGGAGGAAGGCGAGGGGTATTACACCATGGAAGTAATGCTTAGCAGGTTTTTTTATCAGGCCCGATCACATTTTCTAAGGAAAAAAGAGGATAACAGAGTAATTGCTTCGTTGGATAGTTTTTGGCACAACAGAGGATTGATTCCGGAGATGATCTATTCGCATAGTGTGTATGATATCAGAACTAAAGATGGTTATACTTATATTGATTTTAAACAGGATGTACGATTTGCTGGCAATTTAAACCGAATCTATTTGAGAATGATAGAGGGGGGAGTAAAAAAGTTTAAGGAAAATTTGGAAAATTACCTCTATGAAAAAGAAAAGAGATGAAAACCTTTTAGGTTTTCATCTCCCACTTTGTAATCCTTTAAGAATTATTCAAAAACTATGGCATGAGCTCCTGTAGAATGTACAAACACCAGGTTTCCTTCATGCACATTAACGTAGTATTCTCCATCAAAGCCATCAAAACCAGATGATTCTATGGTAAAACTAGGCTGCGCTGAGCTGAAACTGTAAGAAAAGTTTGCGCTATTATGTAAAGCTATATACCAATCAGGATTACCGTCCGTGGTATTGATGGCAAATCCGTAAAGACCAACTCCGTCCCAATCGAAAGTAAAGCTTTGTACATTGCTGAAATTGACCCCGTCGCCTTCTACAGTAATTGAGGTGTACTGTCCGCCTATAGCAGGCAGAGCACCGTCCCTTGGTACCCCATATTTTGCAAACAGTGCGTCACCATCCACCTCTTCCACAATCACCGTACGTGTAACCTGCACAGTGTTACCATGGCTGTCTTCTGCTGTGTAGATAACTTCATACTCGCCAGGTGTTCGGGTGTCTAAATCACCTCCAACAGAAACGGTAAGGCTGTTTCCTTCATAGTCTTCCGCTGTAGCACCTGGATCAACATCATCGAAGTTGGTAAACTGGTCAATGGTTAACGGATCATCACCCAGAAGTTCAATTGTGGGCTCACCGACATCACCGTTGCCCCCACCGTTTCCATTATCGTTATCACCAACTACTGTAACTAAGCGTTTTCTTTCGGTATAATGACCGGTTGAAGCGTCAATGGCTGTATAGATGATCTCCTGGGTGCGCCCTGCTTCATGTATCCAGCCGCCAGTTCTGCCGGTCACACTGACGGTTACATTAGGGTCTGAATCATCATACTCGTATCCGGGATCTACAAATGGTTCACCTTGTGGCCATTCCATCTCTGCTTCACCAAGCAGCGTAAGTTCAGGAGGTTCTCCATCACTTTGGATAGTCAAAGTTCTGTTAGCAGATGCACTACGTCCGTCGCTATCCCGTACGTTGTACATAACTCTCCACACTCCTGGTATATCAGTATCTAATTCATCGACCGTTTGAACATCGGGACGACGGTATCTGATAGTAACCTGGTCTGTAATATCATTACCCATATTATCTTCTGCGCTGTAACCGGGCTCAACGAACGCGCTACCAACATCAAGCGTTAGTTCTGATGGTCCATCAAGAGTTATAGTTGGTGGGTCGGTATTTTGGCCTGATCTCTGTTGTACACGCACGTAAACAGTCGCTTCTTCTCTGCCGAACTCATTCTCTGCCCAAAAAGTTATATAGTAGACTCCTTCTGTGGACATGTCGATGTTATCCTCATGCTCCACTTCCAGAGTACCATCATCATCCCATGCTGTAACTTCAGGCATTCTAAACTCCGAATCTACATAGAAGGTAATTGTGTCATCAGCATTTACATGCAAGCTCGGAGGATTATCACTGGGAATATCAACTTCTTCTACAACAACAAATCTGTCTCTGTTAACTGCTGGATGTCTTGAATCAGAAACGGAGAATCGAAGTCTGTAGGTACCCGGGATGTTGACATTAACCTGTTGGCCGGAAATTTGTACACTATCGGTTAGATCATAAGGAGGCCAGTTGTCTTTGCCTTCAAAAAGGTCATTCATAACCAAATGTAAAGCTTCTTCATCAAACTGGTCTATGGTGATGGTATCACTTTCCGTTTCAACCCTTTGGCCATCGACCATTTTGTAGAAAATGATCTCAGGAGGAATTGTATCACCAAACACCGGATCATCCGGATCTAGGCCTCTGGCAATACCGTTTTCTCCATCAGCAGCTGCTTCATCACCTATATAACCTTCATACTGAGGATCGAGCACATTATTAAACTCGACATTAGTACAACTGTACAAAACTATCAATAGCAGTGCGGCAAGAGAGCCACCAATAAATTTAAAGTATTTCATGACATCAGCCTCACTTTCTGGATGGTATCGCTATGGTTAGAGTGAATGCTAAAGAAGATGCACCCGCAACACTGTAGAGAATGTTGCGAAGAAGTTTTTTATCTTCAATTTCATCTCTCTTTTCTAACACTATGCTTTGAGATTTTGCGTCACTGTATTCTTCTTCCAGATCTTTAATATCATTATTCATAATAATTCCACCGGCAATTCCCGCTACAAGTCCAACCCCTGAAGTTATTCTGGTGATGGTTCTAAATGCTGAGGGACGTGATGAAGCCATAGTGGGTGCAGTAGTTACCACTCTTCGTCCTCTGTCAGGACCAAGACACTCATCCATGATCACCGATGCTTCATGACGAATAATGTCAAGAGTATCGATTCCATCAAGTAAGTTGGTTGCTTCCTCACAATTATCTTCATTGAAGTATATAGTGGCTAATCTTAAAGAAACGATAGGGTTATTAAAGCGTCTGGCAAGAAACAAGCTGTAGACATCTTTTGCTTTTTCAGTTTCTCCTATCCTTTCATAGGTTTCACCAGCAATTCTGAGCATATCACGGTTAGCATTGTTATCGAGATGGAACAGATTGATGTAGCATTCAGCAGCATCTTTTTCATTACCGGTACGCTTATAAATTTCCGCAAGCCTTTTCCAAGCCTCGGCATTACTTTGATTAAATTCAAGGCTTCGTCTAAGATACTGTATCGCGTTCTCATCCTGATTGCCGATATCGGCATAAGCCATCCCAAGTTCAAAGTACTGCTGGTCATCCAGGGCAAACCCTGCGTTTTCGGCTCTGTTTAAATAATTTGAGACCGCATCATAGCTTCCCAGTTGAACACTTAAAAGAGCAAGACGAAAAAATACTCTTCCACTCGCTTCACCGCTCTCCAAGACAACATTGTATTGGTCTTTTGCTCTGTTTAAGAAACCTTGCTCCTGGAACAGAATCGCTCTTTGCAGAGCCACTGGTACTCTTAGGGCTGGTACATTTTCGGCTATAGAAAGGGAATTGGTAGCATCGGAGAAGCGTTCTGCACGTCTGTAATAGGTAGACATCGCTAAATGAAGTGCAGGGTGATCTCCGGAGCGACTTATGAGTCTAAGCTGGTGTTCAATAGCTTCAGAGTGCTGTCCTGCTCTTGAAGCTACTGCGGCTGCGGTAAAAAGAGCTACAGGGAGTTCTGAATTTTGATTGGCAATTCTGTTAACTGCATCAAAGATCGACGATGCTCCGCCTTCTGCATAACATCCTTCATCTACAAGTGAATTCCCCAGATTTTCAAGTACTCTGCGATTATCGCCCAAAAAATTATTCCTATAGGCACTAAGCACCTGTGCATCAGGGTAAATAGTAGTAGCTATGGGATCCAAAAGTTCCATTAAGCCGCTTTCAAGCTCAGATAGATCAATTATTTCGGTGGTTTGAGTAACTTGCTGGTTATCGACTATGGAAAACAATTCCAGGGTAAAACGCACTTCATTACGGCTTTGGGGTTCATATTCCTGATACAGAAGATGGGTCGCTCCCTGCTGCTCAGCAGTTTCTATATATGCCTGACGTGAGATTCGTCTGTCGAAATTTCTAAAATTGCTCAGGACTTCATTAACATGTTCTGGATTAATAACATGAGCAGAAGGAAGACTAGAAACCTTGTAGTGAAAAAAGGCTTCACTTATTGCGGAAATCCACTGAGTCCCTGATTCGTCGGTATAAGGAGCATATACAGGCCGCGTTACAAGGACACGGTAATTACCGGAGAACCGTGACCTTTGTTGTGGTGGAGCAGAAGCAGAAGCCTGTTGCGTTTCAACAGAAGATTCCGCACCTTCAATTTCAGCCTCTTCTTCAAGCATTTCTGCTTCCATAGCTTCAAGATCAGCCAGAAGATCATCATCAAAAGCAAATGGCATCATGGAAACACCAATCACCATTAGGAGTATAACAGATTTCCTTAGCACCCAAGAGTTTAGCATCGCCTCGATCTCCTAAATCCAGTTAAGCGTTTCAAAAAAGAACACGTCGATTGTGCCGGAACTTAAAAGTTCACACAATACCTCTAAAAAAGGAAAATAATTAAAAAAACCATGATGCGCCACTAATTATAGTGAACAAAACAATTACTGATGTTCATGGCACAGAACCAGTATGCGTAAACTATTTTATAGGCGTTGATTATTGAACCTGAAAAGTGGATTGGTGAAATGCTTACAATTATCGGATTATTAGCAGGCTTTTTGACTACAATTTCATTTTTGCCCCAGGTGATCAAAACCTGGAAAACCCGTTCTACTGAAGATCTCTCTCTATCCATGTTTTCTCTCTTCACCATGGGTGTTTTGATGTGGTTATTATATGGAATAGGACTCAGAGAGATACCGATCATTGTCGCTAACTTGGTGACTTTAGTGCTTGCCTTTACACTGCTTGTAATGAAAATCGTATATAAATAAAAAAATGGAGAGTTGTTATTGTTACAACATACTCTCCATGCAATCAAAGGTAAGAGTTTCTATTTAAGCCGATTTTGCAGTATTTGCTCAATCGCTTCCTGATCAAGAACTGTTGAACCTGCTACATGTGTTGAGTTTTGAACAGCCTGGTGCGGAGTCGAATCGTCTCTTAGTTTTCCATCTACAAGAATTATTATCTCTACTTCCCGATCCATTAATTTATCGATTTCGGGAAAATCGAGCCTCAACGTTTTTGATTCGATCTTTTTTTTGATTCGTATTGCTGTTTGCATAATTTACTTCTCCTTATTTAATAAAAAAAATGTGGATCATTAGCGATTTGAGAGGGAGAATGTTACCCCTGCGGAAAAGATTTGTCGAAATCGTGGCTTTTTATGAACCTCTCTGTCATAAAGAACCTGCATTAGATAGTTAAAGGTGATATTTTCAGTTAGCCATAATCTTACATTGTTTTCCCATGAAATCTCCGGATATCTCCAGTAATTATTGTTCAGTTCACCAGAACGCATAAGTGCTTCATAAAGCACAAGTTTTGCAGATAATGTAAGCAGCTCATCATGTCTGAATCTAAATTCAGAGACCAGCTCTGTGCCCCCATCGGTGATTATAGATGTTTGATAGCTATCGCCGGGTATTCTTTGGTTGCCTTGAGAGATGTATTCGAGAGTATCTCTGTCGAATTTGGTTCTAAACGCTCCACCT
The nucleotide sequence above comes from Chitinispirillales bacterium ANBcel5. Encoded proteins:
- a CDS encoding DUF5011 domain-containing protein translates to MKYFKFIGGSLAALLLIVLYSCTNVEFNNVLDPQYEGYIGDEAAADGENGIARGLDPDDPVFGDTIPPEIIFYKMVDGQRVETESDTITIDQFDEEALHLVMNDLFEGKDNWPPYDLTDSVQISGQQVNVNIPGTYRLRFSVSDSRHPAVNRDRFVVVEEVDIPSDNPPSLHVNADDTITFYVDSEFRMPEVTAWDDDGTLEVEHEDNIDMSTEGVYYITFWAENEFGREEATVYVRVQQRSGQNTDPPTITLDGPSELTLDVGSAFVEPGYSAEDNMGNDITDQVTIRYRRPDVQTVDELDTDIPGVWRVMYNVRDSDGRSASANRTLTIQSDGEPPELTLLGEAEMEWPQGEPFVDPGYEYDDSDPNVTVSVTGRTGGWIHEAGRTQEIIYTAIDASTGHYTERKRLVTVVGDNDNGNGGGNGDVGEPTIELLGDDPLTIDQFTNFDDVDPGATAEDYEGNSLTVSVGGDLDTRTPGEYEVIYTAEDSHGNTVQVTRTVIVEEVDGDALFAKYGVPRDGALPAIGGQYTSITVEGDGVNFSNVQSFTFDWDGVGLYGFAINTTDGNPDWYIALHNSANFSYSFSSAQPSFTIESSGFDGFDGEYYVNVHEGNLVFVHSTGAHAIVFE
- a CDS encoding tetratricopeptide repeat protein, producing the protein MLNSWVLRKSVILLMVIGVSMMPFAFDDDLLADLEAMEAEMLEEEAEIEGAESSVETQQASASAPPQQRSRFSGNYRVLVTRPVYAPYTDESGTQWISAISEAFFHYKVSSLPSAHVINPEHVNEVLSNFRNFDRRISRQAYIETAEQQGATHLLYQEYEPQSRNEVRFTLELFSIVDNQQVTQTTEIIDLSELESGLMELLDPIATTIYPDAQVLSAYRNNFLGDNRRVLENLGNSLVDEGCYAEGGASSIFDAVNRIANQNSELPVALFTAAAVASRAGQHSEAIEHQLRLISRSGDHPALHLAMSTYYRRAERFSDATNSLSIAENVPALRVPVALQRAILFQEQGFLNRAKDQYNVVLESGEASGRVFFRLALLSVQLGSYDAVSNYLNRAENAGFALDDQQYFELGMAYADIGNQDENAIQYLRRSLEFNQSNAEAWKRLAEIYKRTGNEKDAAECYINLFHLDNNANRDMLRIAGETYERIGETEKAKDVYSLFLARRFNNPIVSLRLATIYFNEDNCEEATNLLDGIDTLDIIRHEASVIMDECLGPDRGRRVVTTAPTMASSRPSAFRTITRITSGVGLVAGIAGGIIMNNDIKDLEEEYSDAKSQSIVLEKRDEIEDKKLLRNILYSVAGASSLAFTLTIAIPSRK
- a CDS encoding SemiSWEET transporter, whose translation is MLTIIGLLAGFLTTISFLPQVIKTWKTRSTEDLSLSMFSLFTMGVLMWLLYGIGLREIPIIVANLVTLVLAFTLLVMKIVYK